The stretch of DNA ttttacgctaaagccacccacaaaccttcccctggaatccttccattaaaatgagtcgcccaaggaaaaggaaggtggacactgagtgccgagtggccaatttggctcggcGTAcgcgacgttcagccacatgaacatcaacatcaaccagtCACAGCtctaggtaaacggaccaacacctcggatctctcctaagaatggccacaacaaatttactccagactatgacgcactagcaaaaaagggacaccaacaacactgctcccactgaaaatgaaggggaggctctcaagtttgttgtaaaaaaaaaaatgcattttgaacatgacttgtacaaatagcagtgattgaaactagcgaccgttctcattttcaaacaatgcaggatgctcaaggacattgatgcaccacctgtttgcgactaatcttaacctgtaaagttcttaaggcttactttaaggaagtgcttcccttttcctcacctctgttaccaggtgtttgtgagttaaaactctgctctgattttcaaatACCCGTCacagtgttgccgttttgattactttatttggatgtatgctttcaccgattcttcaagatgatatatttggtcagaatgtttgccgtttgatgtgttctcataagataaacatctttcattaatctgacctgcaggcactgaagtgacggagactgttattcaaaataagagtgtcgtattttatgagaatcaataatagcagttttttagtgattttttaaaaaaattttaaatgctgttaataaatgcatttgttttcaaaaaacgtttttttggatatccatgctttactccctactaaaggccaacaccttttatgcaatgacctttacaggtcgtttatattacttcacacaaacactacatccatccgCTCCTGGTTCgcccctccggtccaaatttagaacccagttcggctcgcaagtcaaaaagtttgcccacccctgccccaGACGGTGAGACTTGGCCCCCACCTTTcctctacaccagtgcttctcaaatagggggcgcggtgctattcctgggggggcgcgtgtgaccctggggaacaggctttttttttggcagtactagaataaagtgtaattgcgaatcttcacagcagggggcagtggcgctctcattgttacttctgtgacgtttgcgacagtgcaacattttacgacttacaagacaagttaggatagtcacggtggggaagggggggcgcgaatagttttcttcttgctaggggggggcgtaacagaaaataattgagaaacaCTGCTCTACACGCACACTGACCACTGGTTAACCACAAGGCTGCATGCTGAACCCTCTCTACTGTCTTTATACCCATGACTGTAGTCCGGCCCACGGCAACAACATGATTGTACAATTTGCTGATGACACCACAGTGGTCGGGCTGATCTTGAATGGTGACGAGATAGCCTAGGGAGGAGGTCCAGAAGCTCACCAACTGGTGCTCTGGAAATAACCTGGCTCTGAACACCAAGAAAACAAAGGAGATCATTGTGGACTTCAGAAGGAGAAAatgagatcccccccccccctatgcaTCAACAGCGAGATTGTGGAGAGGGTCCACGACATCAGAGTCCTGGGAGTCCAGATCTCTGATGACCTCTACTGGACACACAACACCTAGCTGTCATCAAGAAGGCTCAGCAGCATCTACACTTCTTAAGAGTCCTCAGGAAGAGCAGCATGGATCGGAAGCTTCTGCTCGCCTTCTACCATTCCTCCATTGAGAGCCTGCTGACGTACTGCCTCACCACCTGGTATGGGAGCTGCACTGCTGCAAATAGAGGGAGGCTACAGAGGACAGTCAAAGCAGCGCAAAGGATCATCGGCTGCCCTCTCCCCTCCCTGACGGACATATACAACACCCGGTGCGTCAGCAGAGCTCACAACatcatcaaagacaacacacatCCCGTATCCCAGCTGTTTGAACTGCTTCCTTCTGGGAGGCGCTACAGAGGCATTCAAACAAGGACTACCAGACTGAAAAACAGTTTCTACCCAAGAGCCATCACCGCTCTGAACTCAGAGAAAACACTCCTTTAAAAACTACATGCAATAACtatttactatttattatttactttttGTACAAACCTCATTCATGTTAATACATcgaacatactgtaaataagattttttaacCTTCATTCTTAAACTAATagctatactgtaaataagatctttcttttttattctcagacttatttttatacttttttaaaatttctaTGTTTGCACTAGAAAGGGAGCAGCTATCCGAATTTCATTGTACAACTAAGATGTAAAATGAcaaagggcattctattctaaAATAGTCGTGatgatcatttactgtaattgtctagtccaggggtggccaaccagtcagagactaagagccacatttttactttgtaccgcaaagagcccccccccgaagcgaacacgcagcgtttaacgtcccattaacccccccgaagcgaacacgcagcgtttgagtCCCattaacaaccccccccccaccccccccgaagcgaacacgcagcgtttgacgtcccattagcacccccccatgaagccgcgggttggccaccactGGTCTAGTcctactgtgtgtgtgcgcacgtgtgtatGTGTCTATATATTGCGTACATACTTCCTCATATTTGCGGTCAGCCTCCTCAGCAATAATTTGAGCTTGCTTGAGTTCAACGGCCAAACGTTCCATCTTCTCCTCATCCTTCATGGCTCGAGTCTCAATTACGCGAATCCCTCTGGGAAcaccgtcatcatcatcatcgtgatCGCCATCAACATCGCCATCACTCGAATGGGCGCTGACCTCTCACTCTCGTCGGCCACCTTCTCCAGCTTGTCCAGCTTTTCAATGGCAGAAGTGAGCTGCTCATGTGTCTGATCCAGGTTGTCCTCTGTCATCTGAAGACGCCGACTGAGCGATGCCACTTCCGCCTCTGCCTGCACGTCAAATGACAGCCAATCAGCACACGCAATGGTCAAGGTCACAGTTGTGCATGCTTTAACCTCATCGCGAgccctcttctcctcctccagttGTCTTTGCAGCACTTCTGCTCGTTCTTCAGCTTCTTCCGCTTGCCCCTGAAGAACTTTGATCTTCTTCTTCACTGCCTCAATGCTGCTTACTCCACTCATGTTCTTGTTCTATCAAGGAAATAGCAATAAGTTACTTTTTGTGTGAATGACAATGAGAAGGGAACAACACATGTAGTTAATTAATTTCTTAAGGCGGCAAAATCAATTATATGGCTTCATGAAAAAGGATCACAAACATTCCCACTGACGCTTAAGTGTAGTGGAGCAGGTTCGGGCGGATCCAGGCGTGTCGTGTTCTTGTGACGTCACAAGACGAACGTGTCATGACGCGTTCACTGTCCTCGTTCTCTCATTAGTAGTAGGTAAAAAAGTCGCAAACTTGGCGACAAACGATAGCTGCCGAGTTACTGGATGGCACCATGCTAGCTCGCTCCTGAACCAAAAAGAGGACCACCGGCCCTCACGGTCTCATTGGCCTGTTAGCATCAAACGTACACGCATGTGTagtagtgtgtgtgcgtatgcgcGTGCTTCACACGACATGTTACCTGGACGAGTCGTCAAACGATAGTAGCTAACAGACTAGCTGATAGCAGGCGAAATGCGAATGACGGAAGCACAACTTCCTCTCAGTCTCCAGCTAGAAGGTGTGCAGATCACCTGTGTCTCGATTTTGGCGTAGATTGCGGTTTGGGTGTTGCTTTAGGTTGCGCTCAGCTCGACTCGACTCCCGTATTCAACCAACTCCCAACCTGGAACTCCGCCTTTTTCCGCGTTTTTGCGAACAGGAAGTGACGCAGGAAGACGACCCTCGCCAACTTTGgtcaataaaatataataaaatagatGAATGACTTGTGTAGTTATATGTATAGAC from Syngnathus typhle isolate RoL2023-S1 ecotype Sweden unplaced genomic scaffold, RoL_Styp_1.0 HiC_scaffold_41, whole genome shotgun sequence encodes:
- the LOC133147302 gene encoding tropomyosin alpha-4 chain-like, coding for MSGVSSIEAVKKKIKVLQGQAEEAEERAEVLQRQLEEEKRARDEAEAEVASLSRRLQMTEDNLDQTHEQLTSAIEKLDKLEKVADESERGIRVIETRAMKDEEKMERLAVELKQAQIIAEEADRKYEEVARKLVMGEQELERAEARAELAESKTRALEEELKSLVASSKSFESQAEKFSMQEERSELEISSLRSKLMEADNRADSAERMVAKLERTVDDLEESLVVAKTANLELHATLNRTMEELNAC